A stretch of Glandiceps talaboti chromosome 18, keGlaTala1.1, whole genome shotgun sequence DNA encodes these proteins:
- the LOC144449278 gene encoding uncharacterized protein LOC144449278, giving the protein MEVQIYLKASPRLLKLKETNIETTSNAAAVMDLTDEEKMDSTVEEVAKRLREIGDEMDVRYAHTKLPTVQDVVEQCLLDGVRYLCKTCDGVLLMCHIFAAIYVIKR; this is encoded by the exons ATGGAggtacaaatatatttaaaagcatCTCCCAGACTTCTCAAGCTTAAGGAAACAAATATCGAG ACAACGTCTAATGCAGCAGCAGTCATGGACTTGACGGACGAGGAGAAAATGGACAGTACAGTCGAAGAGGTAGCCAAGAGACTACGAGAAATTGGCGATGAGATGGACGTTAGATATGCACACACGAAACTGCCGACAGTGCAGGACGTGGTGGAACAATGCCTGTTAGACGGTGTCCGTTATTTGTGCAAAACTTGCGATGGAGTTTTACTCATGTGTCATATATTTGCTGCCATTTACGTGATCAAAAGATGA